One window of Chitinivorax sp. PXF-14 genomic DNA carries:
- the gspM gene encoding type II secretion system protein GspM, with the protein MKQQLQLLWQQREPRERLILAVGAALLGLMLLYALLWQPVLNERQRLLRVVPRMEQDLAALKQIVNDAKGAAQPQHNELPVQAAVDNALRANGIDKAQLVGDGKRVTVTLDNASFAALTQALNSLQAEQGIQATVASVVSLPDAGMVKAQIELARP; encoded by the coding sequence ATGAAGCAGCAACTGCAATTGTTGTGGCAACAGCGCGAGCCACGCGAACGCCTGATTCTCGCCGTCGGCGCGGCGCTGCTCGGCCTCATGCTGCTCTATGCGCTGCTGTGGCAGCCGGTGCTGAACGAACGTCAGCGCTTGCTGCGCGTGGTGCCGCGGATGGAGCAGGATCTCGCCGCGCTGAAACAGATCGTCAACGACGCGAAGGGCGCCGCCCAGCCGCAGCACAACGAGCTGCCGGTGCAGGCGGCGGTCGACAACGCCCTGCGCGCCAATGGCATCGACAAGGCGCAGCTCGTCGGCGACGGCAAGCGCGTGACGGTGACGCTCGATAACGCCTCGTTTGCCGCGCTGACGCAGGCGCTCAACAGCCTGCAGGCGGAGCAGGGGATCCAGGCGACCGTGGCCAGCGTCGTATCGCTGCCCGATGCCGGCATGGTCAAGGCGCAGATCGAGCTGGCGCGCCCATGA
- a CDS encoding LysR family transcriptional regulator — protein MLETRQLRYFVAVYEEQHVGRAAQRLFVSQPALSQQLKQLESQLDVLLFEREGKRIRATSAAHLLYRHAQAVLRQLQEAQAELKQHARSPLTTLSLGVLQTVNHAIVSQLIRRMGVLSPEITLHIEELSGEEIEQGLLDERLQIGIGFTPPRNSSIRAEELFSDRFYAVMPPNHKLAIFNRVPAVLVCSEPAYLLSRPYRTRQLWDEATAKAGLTPNVVAEMNRISGILDAIKRNGGMTVLPGFSAVPFHDPELVWKLVVEPEVMRTVGVLYLPRGELPPVVRVMIETVRELLQGQGEPAGAQY, from the coding sequence ATGCTAGAAACCCGCCAGCTACGCTATTTCGTCGCCGTTTATGAAGAGCAGCACGTCGGCCGCGCGGCACAACGGTTGTTCGTATCGCAGCCGGCGCTGTCGCAACAGCTCAAGCAGCTCGAAAGCCAGCTCGATGTGCTGCTGTTCGAACGCGAGGGCAAGCGCATCCGCGCCACCTCGGCCGCCCACCTGCTCTACCGCCATGCACAGGCGGTACTGCGGCAACTGCAGGAGGCCCAGGCCGAGCTCAAGCAGCATGCGCGCAGCCCGCTCACCACGCTGAGCCTGGGCGTGCTGCAGACGGTGAACCATGCGATCGTGTCGCAGCTGATCCGCCGCATGGGTGTGCTGAGCCCCGAGATCACGCTGCACATCGAGGAGCTGTCAGGCGAAGAAATCGAGCAGGGGCTGCTCGACGAGCGGCTGCAGATCGGCATCGGCTTCACCCCGCCTAGAAACAGCAGCATCCGTGCCGAGGAGCTGTTTTCCGACCGCTTTTACGCCGTGATGCCGCCCAATCACAAGCTGGCCATCTTCAACCGCGTGCCGGCAGTGCTCGTCTGCAGTGAGCCCGCCTACCTGCTGAGCCGCCCCTACCGCACGCGCCAGCTGTGGGACGAGGCCACCGCCAAGGCCGGCCTCACACCCAATGTGGTGGCCGAGATGAACCGCATCAGCGGCATTCTCGATGCGATCAAGCGCAACGGCGGCATGACGGTGTTGCCGGGCTTCTCGGCCGTGCCCTTCCACGATCCCGAGCTGGTGTGGAAGCTCGTCGTCGAGCCCGAGGTGATGCGCACGGTGGGTGTGCTCTACCTGCCGCGCGGCGAGCTGCCGCCGGTGGTGCGGGTGATGATCGAAACGGTGCGCGAGCTGCTGCAGGGCCAGGGAGAGCCGGCTGGGGCGCAGTACTGA
- the gspG gene encoding type II secretion system major pseudopilin GspG, protein MQRKQQGFTLIEIMVVIVILGVLAALVVPKIMDRPNEARAVAAKHDISAIIQALKLYKLDSGGYPTTDQGLKALTQKPSTPPVPNNWKSGGYLERLPQDPWGRDYQYLSPGLHGEVDVFSYGADGAAGGEGADADIGSW, encoded by the coding sequence ATGCAACGCAAACAGCAGGGCTTTACCCTGATCGAAATCATGGTCGTGATCGTCATCCTCGGCGTGCTGGCCGCGCTGGTGGTGCCCAAGATCATGGACCGGCCGAACGAGGCGCGTGCCGTGGCGGCCAAGCACGACATTTCGGCGATCATCCAGGCGCTGAAGCTGTACAAGCTCGACAGCGGCGGCTACCCGACCACCGATCAGGGCCTCAAGGCGCTGACGCAAAAGCCCTCCACCCCCCCGGTCCCCAACAACTGGAAGAGCGGCGGCTACCTCGAGCGCCTGCCGCAAGACCCGTGGGGCCGTGATTACCAATACCTGAGCCCGGGCCTGCATGGCGAGGTCGATGTATTCAGCTATGGCGCAGACGGTGCGGCTGGCGGCGAAGGCGCCGATGCCGACATCGGCTCCTGGTAA
- the gspH gene encoding type II secretion system minor pseudopilin GspH, whose translation MAPDLIRPRQRGFTLIEIIVVVLIIGIVLALAVVNLQPGSSQHVQQESERLALVFEAARDEAIASGTQLGWSVSGHQYGFWRRQGGDWQPVNDDDSLRARQLPDDVMLDAISVNLQPLPPDAKILFTPSGVNELFSLRLSSGETAYKLSSDVLGRIKVEQEVARAP comes from the coding sequence GTGGCGCCTGACCTCATCCGGCCGCGCCAGCGCGGGTTCACGCTGATCGAGATCATCGTCGTGGTGCTGATCATCGGCATCGTGCTGGCGCTGGCGGTGGTCAATCTGCAGCCGGGCTCGTCGCAGCATGTGCAGCAGGAGAGCGAGCGGCTCGCGCTGGTATTCGAGGCTGCGCGCGACGAGGCGATCGCCAGCGGCACGCAGCTCGGCTGGTCCGTCAGCGGCCACCAGTATGGCTTCTGGCGGCGCCAGGGGGGCGACTGGCAGCCCGTCAACGACGACGACAGCCTGCGCGCGCGGCAGTTGCCCGACGACGTGATGCTCGACGCGATCAGCGTTAACCTGCAGCCGCTGCCGCCCGACGCCAAGATCCTGTTCACGCCCTCGGGCGTCAACGAGCTGTTCAGCCTGCGCCTGAGCTCGGGGGAGACCGCCTACAAGCTGTCGTCCGACGTATTGGGGCGCATCAAGGTCGAGCAGGAGGTGGCCCGTGCGCCATAA
- the gspI gene encoding type II secretion system minor pseudopilin GspI, producing MRHNPTPRLPRGFTLVEVLVALAILAIALAAAMRATSGMIGSAGEMKTRLAAGWVAQNRLAEHLAMRDFPEVGSNTGKADQAGLHFSWREDVSGTPNKNFRRIEIKVFSGEQSDYASAQLIGYLSREN from the coding sequence GTGCGCCATAACCCGACACCACGCCTGCCGCGCGGCTTCACGCTGGTCGAGGTGCTCGTCGCGCTGGCGATCCTGGCGATTGCGCTGGCGGCGGCCATGCGGGCGACCAGCGGCATGATCGGCTCGGCCGGCGAGATGAAAACGCGCCTGGCCGCCGGCTGGGTGGCGCAAAACCGTCTGGCCGAGCACCTCGCGATGCGCGACTTCCCCGAGGTCGGCAGCAATACCGGCAAGGCCGATCAGGCCGGCCTGCATTTCAGCTGGCGCGAGGATGTGAGCGGTACGCCGAACAAGAATTTCCGCCGCATCGAGATCAAAGTATTCAGTGGCGAGCAGAGCGATTACGCCTCGGCGCAGCTGATCGGCTACCTGTCGCGGGAGAACTGA
- the gspJ gene encoding type II secretion system minor pseudopilin GspJ, translating to MPRRAAHSRPSAGFTLLELLVALIVFAIMSTIAYGGLDRIMAVRERLNAENKKWRELTLVLGRMDEDLSLAINRAYRNSFGTTQPPLSGSPQMLNDDDANLHLVRAGAADGRGGTGEPMHIGYRLRESRLELVQWTTLDQPLRDTPQVNVLLEHVKGFELAFLNDQNTWETRWPNGQTNNPMPRAIRFAITLESGEKIERLVALPMVAS from the coding sequence ATGCCGCGCCGTGCTGCCCATTCCCGCCCATCCGCCGGTTTTACGCTGCTCGAACTGCTGGTGGCACTGATCGTGTTCGCGATCATGTCGACGATCGCCTACGGCGGGCTCGACCGCATCATGGCGGTGCGCGAGCGCCTCAACGCCGAGAACAAGAAGTGGCGCGAGCTGACGCTGGTGCTCGGGCGCATGGACGAAGACCTGAGCCTGGCCATCAACCGCGCCTACCGCAACAGCTTCGGCACGACCCAGCCGCCCCTGTCCGGGTCGCCCCAGATGCTCAACGACGACGACGCCAATCTGCATCTGGTGCGTGCCGGCGCCGCGGACGGGCGGGGCGGCACCGGCGAGCCGATGCACATCGGCTACCGCCTGCGCGAGTCGCGGCTCGAACTGGTGCAATGGACCACGCTCGACCAGCCGCTGCGCGATACGCCGCAGGTCAATGTGCTGCTCGAACACGTCAAGGGCTTCGAGCTCGCATTTCTTAATGACCAGAACACCTGGGAGACGCGCTGGCCCAATGGCCAGACCAACAACCCGATGCCACGCGCGATCCGCTTTGCCATCACGCTCGAGTCGGGCGAGAAGATCGAGCGGCTGGTCGCCCTGCCGATGGTGGCGTCATGA
- the gspK gene encoding type II secretion system minor pseudopilin GspK: MIRHSGRQPSLHKRREPSARAVGRPAAGPARQRGVAIITAVLVVALVASMTFFMAWREQLWIRVVENQTDAAEAKAIARAALNLVRASLRDDGRPNNGQPPYDHPGEAWAVPITKMPVERGEAGGQVVDQQGLFNLNSLVKQETQGQDQAAYVKNPPGFDQFVALLGRLQLPQSLALTLLDWLDSGNEPVTGGAEEMDYLNLDHPYRPPNQPIVDFAELKRVKGFTPEAMAKLRPFVTVLPLSQAAEEGRININFAPAEVLAGINGIGDAGASLIVQKRREKPFASVDEVKALFQDPQGTPIDETAIGVRTYFFEARVSARFGRVAVTYTALLKRDSSNKVSVIWLKQL; this comes from the coding sequence ATGATTCGCCACTCTGGCCGCCAGCCTAGCTTGCACAAGCGTCGTGAGCCCTCGGCCCGTGCCGTGGGGCGGCCTGCTGCCGGCCCAGCCCGCCAGCGTGGCGTTGCCATCATCACCGCGGTGCTCGTCGTGGCGCTGGTCGCGTCGATGACCTTCTTCATGGCATGGCGCGAGCAGCTCTGGATACGCGTGGTGGAAAACCAGACCGATGCCGCCGAGGCCAAGGCCATCGCACGCGCCGCGCTCAATCTGGTGCGCGCCTCGCTGCGCGACGATGGCCGGCCCAACAACGGCCAGCCGCCCTATGATCACCCGGGCGAGGCGTGGGCGGTGCCGATCACCAAGATGCCGGTCGAGCGCGGCGAGGCGGGCGGACAGGTGGTTGACCAGCAGGGCCTGTTCAACCTCAACAGCCTGGTCAAGCAGGAAACGCAGGGGCAGGATCAGGCCGCTTACGTCAAGAACCCGCCCGGCTTCGACCAGTTCGTGGCGCTGCTCGGCAGGCTGCAGTTGCCGCAGTCGCTGGCCCTGACACTGCTCGACTGGCTCGACAGCGGCAACGAGCCGGTAACTGGCGGCGCCGAGGAAATGGACTACCTGAACCTCGATCACCCCTACCGGCCCCCCAACCAACCGATAGTCGATTTCGCCGAGCTCAAGCGCGTCAAGGGATTCACACCCGAGGCGATGGCCAAGCTGAGGCCGTTCGTGACGGTGTTGCCACTGTCGCAAGCGGCGGAAGAAGGGCGCATCAACATCAATTTCGCGCCGGCGGAAGTGCTGGCGGGCATCAACGGCATCGGTGACGCCGGCGCCAGCCTGATCGTACAGAAGCGCCGCGAGAAGCCATTCGCCAGCGTGGACGAGGTCAAGGCACTGTTCCAGGATCCGCAAGGGACGCCGATCGACGAGACGGCGATCGGCGTGCGCACCTACTTCTTCGAGGCGCGCGTGTCGGCCCGCTTTGGCCGCGTTGCCGTCACCTATACCGCGCTGCTCAAGCGCGACAGCAGCAACAAGGTCTCGGTGATCTGGCTCAAGCAGCTGTGA
- a CDS encoding PEP-CTERM sorting domain-containing protein, with protein sequence MFTTISKSIEYGVVRMSKSIVVPNVRTHIVFIAAAVLLMAQEAHALPVLSGNVSVVQDGGAPVVAADTKAGASFMDAYASRGSSLAHTSGTAADGSFRWGSAAYGNANSNALLNYHNVIVNPFSYAVSAVFTFTLNAGSVDVANEGAFSAGEGGTALVDLKVSRDGSLLGRTTRQVSLDTNVGATQQGSSDGLDIVGSYTVGADSVSFYWDTQALSINLGVLAANAALTLDYDAVSSSLSSFLSETVSYPCGGDGNDGGDCSYTLSGGYADSWGGDPFSASFPSEFFSVTFTPAAGNDLPEPATVGLFGVGLMGLGWLRRRHDRIC encoded by the coding sequence ATGTTTACTACGATCAGCAAAAGCATTGAATACGGAGTTGTAAGGATGAGCAAATCTATTGTCGTGCCAAACGTACGCACGCATATTGTTTTCATTGCGGCCGCGGTGTTACTGATGGCCCAAGAGGCGCACGCCCTGCCGGTACTAAGCGGTAATGTATCGGTGGTTCAAGATGGTGGGGCTCCCGTTGTCGCAGCCGATACCAAGGCGGGCGCCTCGTTCATGGATGCATATGCGAGCAGGGGCAGCTCACTGGCGCATACCAGCGGTACCGCTGCAGACGGTTCCTTCCGCTGGGGGTCTGCTGCTTACGGCAATGCGAATTCGAATGCGCTGCTCAACTATCACAATGTGATCGTCAACCCTTTTAGCTATGCCGTTTCTGCTGTGTTTACCTTTACGCTCAATGCCGGCTCTGTCGATGTCGCGAATGAAGGCGCTTTCAGCGCAGGCGAAGGCGGAACAGCGCTGGTAGACCTGAAGGTGTCTCGTGACGGCAGCCTGCTTGGTCGCACAACGCGCCAAGTATCGCTGGATACCAATGTTGGCGCGACACAACAGGGCTCATCGGACGGCCTCGACATCGTTGGTAGCTATACCGTGGGGGCGGACAGCGTATCGTTCTATTGGGATACCCAAGCGCTGAGTATCAACTTGGGCGTATTGGCCGCCAATGCTGCACTGACGCTGGATTACGATGCCGTAAGCTCGTCGTTGTCGAGTTTCCTGAGCGAAACCGTCAGCTACCCATGCGGAGGTGATGGCAATGACGGTGGTGATTGCTCGTATACCTTGAGCGGTGGCTATGCTGATTCATGGGGAGGGGACCCATTCTCCGCATCATTTCCAAGCGAGTTCTTCTCTGTGACGTTTACTCCCGCAGCCGGCAACGACCTACCCGAGCCGGCAACAGTCGGGCTGTTTGGCGTAGGGTTGATGGGGTTGGGGTGGCTCCGGCGCCGACACGACCGGATCTGTTAA
- the gspF gene encoding type II secretion system inner membrane protein GspF, which translates to MAGFKYEALDAASGKSIKGVLEADNARLARQDLRERGLMVVEISEIVADNGKAGGGANRRGGVSTAQLALLTRQLSTLLDAGLTVEQALNVVIEQSEAPREREVMAAVRSEILSGVSLSKALSQHPRVFPDLYRTLVGAGEESGKLPEVMRRLSEYVESSQALRSKVMLAFIYPGIITTVSILVVTGLLTYVVPQVVNVFQNTHQQLPLLTRGLLWLSGAVRVAGLPFALLLGLAVFLFLRALKNEAVHLRFDRFLLTVPLVGRLSRAINTARLASTLSILVGSGVPMLNAMAAATGVVHNRALRDAVKDASKHVREGLSLSRALAGSKLFPPVLIHLIASGEASGRLEHMLERAAMQQSNELETRVATLTGLMEPLLILIMGAVVLVIVLAILLPVFEMNQLIK; encoded by the coding sequence ATGGCCGGTTTCAAATACGAAGCACTCGATGCCGCCTCGGGCAAGTCCATCAAGGGCGTGCTGGAGGCCGACAACGCCCGTCTAGCCCGGCAGGATCTGCGCGAGCGCGGGTTGATGGTGGTCGAGATCAGCGAGATCGTCGCCGATAACGGCAAGGCCGGTGGTGGCGCGAACCGTCGCGGCGGCGTATCGACCGCGCAGCTTGCCCTGCTGACGCGCCAGCTGTCGACGCTGCTCGATGCTGGCTTGACGGTGGAGCAGGCACTCAATGTGGTGATCGAGCAATCCGAGGCCCCGCGCGAGCGCGAGGTGATGGCGGCGGTGCGCAGCGAGATTCTTTCCGGGGTCAGCCTGTCCAAGGCCTTGTCGCAGCATCCGCGCGTGTTTCCCGACCTGTACCGCACGCTGGTTGGCGCCGGCGAAGAGTCGGGCAAGCTGCCCGAGGTGATGCGGCGTCTGTCCGAATACGTGGAGAGCAGCCAGGCGCTGCGCTCGAAGGTGATGTTGGCGTTCATCTACCCCGGCATCATCACGACCGTGTCGATCCTCGTGGTGACCGGGCTCTTGACCTATGTCGTGCCGCAGGTGGTCAACGTGTTCCAGAACACGCACCAGCAGTTGCCGTTGCTGACGCGCGGCCTGCTGTGGCTGTCGGGCGCAGTGCGCGTGGCGGGCCTGCCGTTCGCGCTGTTGCTGGGGCTGGCGGTGTTCCTGTTCCTGCGCGCGCTGAAGAACGAGGCCGTGCACCTGCGTTTCGACCGCTTCCTGCTGACCGTGCCGCTGGTGGGGCGGCTATCGCGCGCGATCAATACTGCGCGGCTGGCCAGCACGCTGTCGATTCTGGTCGGCAGCGGCGTACCCATGCTCAACGCGATGGCCGCAGCGACGGGCGTGGTGCACAACCGCGCGCTGCGCGATGCGGTCAAGGATGCCAGCAAGCATGTGCGCGAGGGCCTGAGCCTGTCGCGGGCGCTGGCCGGCAGCAAGCTGTTCCCGCCGGTGCTGATCCACCTGATCGCCAGCGGCGAGGCGAGTGGGCGGCTCGAGCACATGCTGGAGCGCGCGGCGATGCAGCAGAGCAACGAGCTCGAAACCCGTGTGGCCACGCTCACCGGGCTGATGGAGCCGCTGCTGATCCTGATCATGGGGGCGGTGGTGCTGGTGATCGTGCTGGCCATCCTGCTGCCCGTGTTCGAAATGAACCAACTGATCAAGTAA
- the gspL gene encoding type II secretion system protein GspL, protein MHRLRLALPAGFDPDHPVFDWVATAADGRVLERGQGDPGSYRQSRLIELLLPAPMALSVNITLPTASRKQAFKLAAFALEDRLLASPEQCHIALGGSRDKLFPAVVVGRPWLKLLIATLGKLGIKLGAAYSSAALLPVERGVWHAAMEEGRGYVRVSEAEGFSFDATSAALPVEIGLALARAAESPARLVLHGADAALAAGWQADGLEIVEAPALDWGAAAVSGDAINLLQGEFATSATLDVDWKRLKPTLWLAGIALVIYMGSVVADWASLGYKRKQLDQQMTAELRKIMPNGPILNPLLQAQRIAQSRSAQSGGGLPPDGLLGRLQALAPLLGEVSLNGIDFRGSTLTLDCKFPNPAAADALLQRLNGAGMAATFDGPPGNGGQSGKIIVAGRK, encoded by the coding sequence TTGCACAGACTTCGCCTCGCCTTGCCTGCCGGGTTCGACCCGGATCATCCCGTTTTCGACTGGGTTGCCACCGCCGCTGATGGACGCGTGCTCGAACGCGGCCAGGGCGACCCTGGCAGCTACCGCCAAAGCCGCCTGATCGAGTTGCTGCTGCCCGCGCCGATGGCGCTGTCGGTCAACATCACGCTACCCACGGCCTCGCGCAAGCAGGCCTTCAAGCTTGCTGCCTTCGCACTCGAAGATCGCCTGCTGGCGAGCCCCGAGCAATGCCATATCGCGCTCGGCGGCTCACGCGACAAGCTGTTCCCGGCCGTCGTCGTTGGCCGGCCCTGGCTCAAGCTGCTGATTGCCACGTTGGGCAAGCTCGGCATCAAGCTAGGTGCGGCCTACAGCAGCGCGGCCTTGCTGCCGGTGGAGCGCGGCGTCTGGCACGCCGCGATGGAAGAGGGGCGCGGCTATGTGCGGGTGAGCGAAGCCGAAGGTTTCAGTTTCGACGCCACCTCCGCCGCGCTGCCCGTGGAAATCGGCCTGGCGCTGGCGCGCGCGGCGGAATCGCCGGCACGGCTGGTGCTGCACGGTGCCGACGCGGCCCTGGCCGCTGGCTGGCAGGCCGATGGGCTCGAGATCGTCGAGGCACCGGCGCTCGATTGGGGCGCCGCCGCAGTGTCGGGCGATGCCATCAACCTGCTGCAGGGTGAGTTCGCCACGTCGGCCACGCTCGATGTCGACTGGAAGCGCCTCAAGCCCACGTTGTGGCTCGCCGGCATCGCGCTGGTGATCTACATGGGTAGCGTGGTGGCCGACTGGGCCTCGCTCGGCTACAAGCGCAAACAGCTCGACCAGCAGATGACGGCCGAGCTGCGCAAGATCATGCCCAACGGCCCCATTCTCAATCCGCTGCTGCAGGCGCAGCGCATTGCGCAATCGCGCAGCGCGCAGTCGGGCGGTGGCCTGCCGCCTGACGGCCTGCTCGGGCGCCTGCAGGCGCTGGCGCCGCTGCTCGGCGAGGTGTCGCTCAACGGCATCGATTTCCGTGGCAGCACACTGACGCTCGACTGCAAGTTTCCCAACCCGGCCGCGGCCGATGCGCTGCTGCAGCGGCTCAACGGCGCGGGCATGGCCGCAACATTCGATGGCCCGCCCGGAAACGGCGGCCAGAGCGGCAAGATCATCGTGGCGGGGCGCAAATGA
- a CDS encoding type 1 glutamine amidotransferase — protein sequence MRLHVYQHVAFEGPALIADWAAARALPLVLHRLFDGEPPALPTPDEALIVLGGPMGVHDEASCPWLVAEKAAIRKALTMGCPVFGICLGAQLLAHVLGARVYRNSEREIGWFPVASAQSGWPLPERFTPLHWHGDTFDLPEGAQSLGSSTLTRHQGFAWRDQALALQFHLEATPDWLDGLIQHGADELAGGGQFVQPPAALQAERRHFEANRELCFALLDRWLALSPAAPGRGHPAHK from the coding sequence ATGCGGCTTCACGTTTACCAGCATGTTGCTTTCGAAGGCCCGGCCCTGATCGCGGACTGGGCCGCCGCGCGCGCCTTGCCGCTGGTGCTGCATCGCCTGTTTGACGGTGAGCCGCCCGCGCTGCCGACGCCAGACGAAGCGCTGATCGTGCTCGGCGGGCCGATGGGCGTGCATGACGAGGCAAGCTGCCCGTGGCTCGTGGCCGAGAAGGCCGCGATCCGCAAGGCGCTGACGATGGGCTGCCCGGTGTTTGGCATCTGCCTCGGCGCGCAGCTGCTGGCCCATGTGCTCGGTGCGCGCGTCTACCGCAACAGCGAACGCGAGATCGGCTGGTTCCCCGTTGCCAGCGCGCAGTCGGGCTGGCCCCTGCCCGAACGCTTCACGCCACTGCACTGGCACGGCGATACCTTCGATCTGCCAGAAGGCGCCCAGTCGCTCGGCAGCAGCACGCTCACGCGCCACCAGGGCTTTGCCTGGCGCGACCAGGCGCTGGCCCTGCAGTTTCATCTCGAAGCGACGCCCGACTGGCTCGACGGGCTGATTCAACACGGCGCGGACGAGCTGGCCGGTGGTGGGCAATTCGTGCAGCCGCCGGCCGCGCTGCAGGCCGAGCGCCGCCACTTCGAGGCCAATCGCGAGCTGTGCTTCGCGCTGCTCGATCGCTGGCTGGCATTGAGCCCGGCAGCGCCTGGGCGCGGCCATCCCGCGCACAAATGA
- a CDS encoding type II secretion system protein N, with the protein MTGRLIAGGVCAYALFMLANAPASLVPAALDKALPGRVALSGVKGSVWHGQAASLALDGQPLWQQLDWQLSPWALLLGRAKLQLKVAGGQQLVASIGFGDVALSDTRISVPLSALSGAVPAIRTYQLGGLLSLSTPSFNASANEQAGNAVIEWHQASSGMVAVPVLGDYRLDAKAGPRGLLGKVATLGPAALQVTGDGDWTASRGASIRLQLRPDAVQADKLRALLSAAGQPSADGTYYLNTSLK; encoded by the coding sequence ATGACGGGACGCCTGATCGCGGGCGGCGTGTGCGCCTATGCGCTGTTCATGCTGGCCAATGCACCGGCCAGCCTGGTGCCCGCCGCGCTGGACAAGGCCTTGCCGGGGCGCGTGGCGCTGAGCGGTGTCAAGGGCTCGGTGTGGCACGGACAGGCGGCCAGCCTGGCGCTCGATGGCCAGCCGCTGTGGCAGCAGCTCGACTGGCAGCTGTCGCCGTGGGCGCTGCTGCTCGGGCGGGCGAAACTGCAGCTGAAGGTGGCCGGCGGGCAGCAGCTGGTGGCGTCGATCGGTTTCGGCGACGTCGCGCTGAGCGATACCCGCATCAGCGTGCCCTTGTCCGCGCTGTCCGGCGCCGTGCCCGCGATCCGCACCTACCAGTTGGGCGGCCTGCTGAGCCTGTCCACGCCATCCTTCAACGCCTCGGCCAACGAGCAGGCCGGCAATGCCGTGATCGAATGGCATCAGGCGTCGTCCGGCATGGTGGCGGTGCCGGTGCTCGGCGACTACCGGCTCGATGCCAAGGCCGGCCCGCGCGGGCTGCTCGGCAAGGTTGCCACGCTGGGCCCGGCGGCCCTGCAGGTCACCGGCGACGGTGACTGGACCGCCAGCCGCGGCGCGTCGATCCGGCTGCAGCTCAGGCCCGATGCGGTGCAGGCCGACAAGCTGCGCGCGCTGTTGTCCGCTGCGGGCCAGCCCAGCGCGGACGGTACCTACTACCTGAACACCTCGCTCAAGTAA
- a CDS encoding D-hexose-6-phosphate mutarotase, with the protein MTEADALRAQLEPYPGFSVIDSADGLPIIVIEHAGLRASITPQGAQLLEFQPAGQPPLLWCSAQARYQPGKAVRGGIPLCWPWFGPHPGDATQPAHGFARVLPWQLAQVEVAADSVSVAFVLRDSAVCRAIWPHAFELSLCYRLGRELQLDFSVTNRGTTPAGMSYALHSYFPVSDIADTAVDGLDGVSYIDQLDAMARKLQHGAVRFADEVDRMYVGAGGDYLIHDQAGGRRIHLQAHGCASAVVWNPWIDKARRLADMGDDEYRQMLCVECGNVADDTLMLAPGASHHARLAISGAAG; encoded by the coding sequence ATGACCGAAGCAGACGCGCTGCGTGCCCAACTTGAACCCTATCCGGGCTTTTCCGTTATCGATAGTGCCGATGGTCTGCCCATCATCGTCATCGAGCACGCCGGACTGCGCGCCAGCATCACGCCACAAGGCGCGCAGCTGCTCGAGTTCCAGCCGGCAGGCCAGCCGCCGCTGCTGTGGTGCTCGGCGCAGGCGCGCTACCAGCCCGGCAAGGCCGTGCGTGGCGGGATTCCGCTTTGCTGGCCGTGGTTCGGGCCGCATCCGGGCGACGCCACGCAGCCGGCCCATGGCTTTGCGCGCGTGCTGCCGTGGCAGCTGGCCCAGGTGGAGGTGGCGGCCGACTCGGTCAGCGTGGCCTTCGTGCTGCGAGACAGCGCTGTCTGCCGCGCCATTTGGCCGCATGCCTTCGAACTGAGCCTGTGCTACCGCCTTGGGCGCGAACTCCAGCTCGATTTCAGCGTGACGAACCGGGGCACCACGCCGGCCGGCATGAGCTACGCGCTGCACAGCTACTTCCCGGTATCCGATATTGCCGACACGGCCGTCGATGGCCTCGATGGCGTCAGCTACATCGACCAGCTCGACGCTATGGCGCGCAAGCTGCAGCACGGCGCTGTGCGCTTTGCCGACGAGGTGGACCGCATGTATGTCGGCGCGGGCGGCGACTACCTGATCCACGATCAGGCCGGCGGGCGGCGCATCCACCTGCAGGCCCATGGCTGCGCCAGCGCCGTGGTGTGGAACCCGTGGATCGACAAGGCGCGGCGCCTGGCCGACATGGGTGACGACGAGTATCGGCAGATGTTGTGCGTCGAGTGCGGCAATGTCGCCGACGACACGCTGATGCTGGCGCCGGGCGCCAGCCATCATGCCCGCCTCGCCATCTCGGGCGCGGCAGGCTGA